GGAATTAAGACAAAAGAAGTATTTCTTATGAATAAAGACATAAAAAATGAAAAATTTTATATTTTTATAAAACTAGTCATTAAAGCCAAATCCTTGAATATTATATGATTTTGAGTATTACTTATCAAATCTGATTATCATAAAATCTTAACACTTTTTTTTATTTTAGGTTAAAATAAGGATATAAGGTGGTGATTTTCCCATGAATGTCTTCATAAAAGCGACTCAAAATGATTTGGATTATGTTAAATTAAATATGACCCATTTAGAGATGGTTGATGAAAAGAAAAAGAGCTTACTTCATTATGCAGTAACAGGCAGTGCAATTGATGTTATACAGTATCTTTTAAGTTTAGATATTAATGTTAATATGACAGATCAACACGGTGAAACACCAATATTTGATTGTGCTAGAAAAGGTAAGGTGCAAATTGCTAAATTGCTCATTTCTAAGTTCGCAAATATTAATGTTGAAAATAGAGTTGGTGAACTTCCAATTCATTTAGCAGCATTTAAAGGTAACTTAGATATGATTAAATTACTTGTACAATCTGGAGCATACTTAAATAAAGCAACTAGTGAAGATAAATATCCAGTCCATTATGCCATTGGTGGTGGACAACATGAAGTTATAGATTATATCTTAAAACAAAGCAAACAAAACTATTATTTAAAAGATACATATGGAGATACACTTCTTCATCATGCAACTAAAACTAATAATGTAATGATGATTGATGCATTACTTAATCAAAATTTGAATCCAAATGCTTTAAATGATCAATTTGAAACACCAATATTTAATGCAGTTAGATTTGGTTCAGTTGAAACACTTAGATTGTTACTTGCTAGTGATGCATATCTAGACATTAAAAACAGAAGATATGAGTCTCCTGTTGATACTGCACTTATATATGATAAAAAAGAAATACTAGATTATTTAAGTGATTATATGATGTCTCCAAAATATGAACGTTTAAAAGAAAAACAAGCTCTTTCAATTGCAGTTTTAAATAGAGATCATACAAATCTTAGAAAGCTTATTGAAAGAAGAGTTCCAATGAAGAAAGATAGACTTAATAAAACAGCACTAGATTATGCAAAAGAGTATCATTTAAATGTCTTTATTGGGTTGTTAAAAGAAGTTGAAATTTAAAACTGATTATTATAAATGAAATGGTGCTTAAGGCACCATTTTTTTTTTGCATTTATGATTAAATATGCTACAATAGAGCTATAAATAACCCTTGGGAGGATTAAAACATGTATTGTAAAATGTGTGGTAGAGAAATGG
The sequence above is drawn from the Mariniplasma anaerobium genome and encodes:
- a CDS encoding ankyrin repeat domain-containing protein translates to MNVFIKATQNDLDYVKLNMTHLEMVDEKKKSLLHYAVTGSAIDVIQYLLSLDINVNMTDQHGETPIFDCARKGKVQIAKLLISKFANINVENRVGELPIHLAAFKGNLDMIKLLVQSGAYLNKATSEDKYPVHYAIGGGQHEVIDYILKQSKQNYYLKDTYGDTLLHHATKTNNVMMIDALLNQNLNPNALNDQFETPIFNAVRFGSVETLRLLLASDAYLDIKNRRYESPVDTALIYDKKEILDYLSDYMMSPKYERLKEKQALSIAVLNRDHTNLRKLIERRVPMKKDRLNKTALDYAKEYHLNVFIGLLKEVEI